A region of Leclercia adecarboxylata DNA encodes the following proteins:
- a CDS encoding ABC transporter permease, with translation MPRLSPINQARWARFRHNRRGYWSLWIFALFFALSLCSEIIANDKPLLVHFNDRWYVPVLKNYSESDFGGPFATAADYQDPWLQAQLNEHGWVLWTPVRFGANSINFATTTPFPSPPSAQNWLGTDANGGDVLARILYGTRISILFGLMLTLFSSVMGVLAGAIQGYYGGRIDLWGQRFIEVWSGMPTLFLIILLSSVVQPNFWWLLAITVLFGWMALVGVVRAEFLRTRNFDYIRAAQALGVSDRGIIFRHMLPNAMVATLTFLPFILCSSITTLTSLDFLGFGLPLGSPSLGELLLQGKNNLQAPWLGITAFLSVAVLLSLLIFIGEAVRDAFDPNKAV, from the coding sequence ATGCCGCGCTTAAGCCCCATCAACCAGGCCCGCTGGGCTCGCTTTCGCCACAACCGCCGCGGCTACTGGTCGCTGTGGATCTTCGCCCTGTTTTTTGCCCTGAGCCTGTGCTCGGAGATCATCGCCAACGACAAGCCGCTGCTGGTGCACTTTAACGATCGCTGGTACGTCCCGGTGCTCAAAAACTACAGCGAGAGCGACTTTGGCGGCCCCTTCGCCACCGCGGCGGATTATCAGGACCCGTGGCTACAGGCGCAGTTAAACGAGCACGGCTGGGTGCTGTGGACCCCGGTCCGCTTTGGTGCCAACAGCATTAACTTTGCCACCACCACCCCATTCCCGTCGCCACCCTCGGCGCAAAACTGGCTGGGCACCGATGCCAACGGCGGCGATGTGCTGGCGCGCATTCTGTACGGGACGCGAATTTCCATTCTGTTTGGCCTGATGCTGACCCTTTTTTCCAGCGTGATGGGGGTACTGGCGGGAGCGATCCAGGGCTATTACGGCGGCAGGATCGACCTCTGGGGACAGCGATTTATCGAAGTGTGGTCCGGCATGCCGACGCTGTTCTTAATCATTCTGCTCTCAAGCGTGGTGCAGCCCAACTTCTGGTGGCTGCTGGCTATCACGGTACTGTTTGGCTGGATGGCGCTGGTGGGCGTGGTGCGGGCGGAATTTCTGCGCACCCGCAACTTCGATTATATCCGCGCGGCCCAGGCGCTGGGGGTAAGCGACCGCGGGATCATTTTCCGCCACATGCTGCCGAACGCCATGGTGGCGACGTTAACCTTCCTGCCGTTTATTCTGTGCAGTTCCATCACCACCCTCACCTCCCTCGATTTTCTCGGCTTCGGCCTGCCGCTGGGCTCGCCTTCGCTGGGGGAACTGCTGTTGCAGGGTAAAAATAATTTGCAGGCGCCGTGGCTCGGGATCACCGCCTTTCTCTCCGTCGCCGTGCTGCTCTCATTGCTGATTTTTATTGGCGAAGCGGTCCGTGACGCTTTTGACCCGAATAAGGCGGTGTAA
- the yejF gene encoding microcin C ABC transporter ATP-binding protein YejF: MTQPLLHIDALSIAFRQQGEVRTVVNDISLKIDAGETLALVGESGSGKSVTALSILRLLPAPPVVYPQGDILFNGQSLLHADERTLRGVRGNKIAMIFQEPMVSLNPLHTLEKQLYEVLSLHRGMRKEAARGEILDCLERTGIRNAAKRLGDFPHQLSGGERQRVMIAMALLTRPELLIADEPTTALDVTVQAQILQLLRELRDELNMSLLFITHNLSIVKKLADQVAVMQNGRCVEQNRAASLLAAPQHPYTQRLLNSEPAGDPVPLPEAAQPLLRVKDLSVAFPVRKGILRRVVDNKRVLNNVSFTLRPGETLGLVGESGSGKSTTGLALLRLIASKGEILFDDRPLHEWDRRQMLPVRHRMQVVFQDPNSSLNPRLNVQQIIEEGLRVHQPGLSVQAREEEVIRVMGEVGLDPQTRHRYPAAFSGGQRQRIAIARALILRPELIILDEPTSSLDKTVQAQILALLKGLQQKHRLAYIFISHDLQVVRALCHQVIVLRQGEVVEQGDCQRVFAAPTQEYTRQLLALR, encoded by the coding sequence ATGACGCAGCCCCTGCTCCATATCGACGCGCTCTCCATTGCCTTTCGCCAGCAGGGCGAAGTGCGCACCGTGGTGAACGATATCTCCCTGAAAATTGATGCCGGTGAGACGCTGGCGCTGGTGGGTGAATCGGGTTCCGGTAAGAGCGTCACAGCCCTGTCCATACTGCGTCTGCTGCCTGCCCCGCCGGTGGTCTATCCTCAGGGCGATATTCTGTTTAACGGCCAGTCGCTGCTGCATGCCGACGAGCGCACCCTGCGCGGCGTGCGCGGGAATAAGATCGCCATGATCTTCCAGGAGCCAATGGTGTCGCTGAATCCGCTGCACACGCTCGAAAAACAGCTCTATGAGGTCCTCTCCCTGCATCGCGGGATGCGCAAGGAGGCCGCCCGGGGTGAAATACTCGACTGCCTGGAGCGCACCGGGATCCGCAACGCCGCAAAACGGCTCGGCGATTTTCCGCATCAGCTTTCCGGGGGGGAACGCCAGCGGGTGATGATCGCCATGGCGCTGCTGACGCGCCCGGAGCTGCTGATCGCCGACGAGCCGACCACCGCGCTGGACGTCACGGTGCAGGCGCAGATCCTGCAATTGTTACGCGAGCTGCGCGACGAGCTGAACATGAGCCTGCTGTTTATCACCCACAATCTCAGCATCGTGAAAAAGCTGGCCGACCAGGTGGCGGTAATGCAGAACGGCCGCTGCGTGGAGCAGAACCGCGCCGCGTCGCTGTTAGCCGCGCCGCAGCATCCCTACACCCAGCGACTTCTCAACAGCGAGCCCGCCGGGGATCCCGTCCCGCTGCCGGAGGCTGCTCAGCCTTTGCTGCGCGTGAAGGATCTCTCGGTGGCGTTTCCGGTGCGCAAAGGCATCCTGCGCCGGGTGGTGGACAACAAGCGGGTGCTGAACAACGTCAGCTTTACCCTGCGTCCCGGCGAGACCCTGGGGCTGGTGGGCGAATCGGGATCCGGCAAGAGCACCACCGGGCTGGCGCTGTTACGCCTGATCGCCTCGAAGGGGGAGATTTTATTTGACGATCGCCCTCTGCATGAGTGGGATCGCCGCCAGATGCTCCCTGTCCGCCACCGGATGCAGGTGGTTTTCCAGGATCCTAACTCTTCTCTTAACCCGCGCCTTAACGTGCAGCAGATTATTGAGGAGGGGCTGCGCGTCCATCAGCCCGGGCTCAGCGTGCAGGCACGCGAAGAAGAAGTCATTCGGGTGATGGGGGAAGTGGGACTGGATCCGCAGACCCGGCATCGCTACCCGGCCGCCTTTTCCGGTGGCCAGCGCCAGCGCATCGCCATTGCCCGGGCGCTAATCCTGCGCCCGGAGCTGATTATTCTCGATGAACCGACGTCGTCCCTCGACAAAACCGTGCAGGCGCAGATTCTGGCGCTGCTGAAAGGTCTGCAGCAAAAACACCGCTTAGCCTATATCTTCATCAGCCACGATTTACAGGTGGTACGGGCGCTATGTCACCAGGTGATTGTGTTACGTCAGGGAGAGGTGGTCGAGCAGGGAGACTGTCAGCGCGTGTTTGCCGCGCCGACGCAGGAGTATACGCGTCAGCTGTTAGCGTTACGCTGA
- a CDS encoding YejG family protein, which produces MNTLQLSIVHRLPQSYRWSAGFAGSKVEPIPQSGTNPDNCLVALKLLSPEEGNAWPLMEKLSQALTDIELYSSVLECEGEPCLFVKSQDEFAATCRLKNVGVAIAEPFSGQNPF; this is translated from the coding sequence GTGAATACATTACAGCTCTCAATTGTGCATCGCTTGCCGCAGAGCTATCGCTGGTCAGCGGGTTTTGCAGGCTCGAAGGTTGAACCGATTCCGCAGAGCGGAACAAATCCTGATAACTGTCTGGTGGCTCTTAAGCTGCTGAGCCCGGAAGAGGGCAACGCGTGGCCGTTGATGGAAAAGCTGAGCCAGGCGCTGACCGACATTGAGCTTTACAGCTCGGTGCTGGAGTGCGAAGGCGAGCCGTGCCTGTTCGTGAAAAGCCAGGATGAGTTCGCGGCAACCTGCCGCCTGAAAAACGTCGGTGTGGCTATCGCCGAGCCTTTCTCGGGTCAGAATCCTTTCTGA